The Bacillota bacterium genome includes a window with the following:
- a CDS encoding cupin domain-containing protein: protein MNLFDLPKPLPDEEIFEPLIPDNGILIERIVSSGQSSPEGYWYDQERDEWVVLIQGQAKLAWEDGRAVEMESGDWLFIAAHERHRVEWTSQYPPCIWLAVHGKLR from the coding sequence ATGAACCTTTTTGATCTTCCCAAGCCACTCCCGGATGAGGAAATTTTCGAACCTTTGATTCCGGATAATGGGATATTAATTGAAAGGATAGTTTCCAGCGGGCAGTCCTCGCCGGAGGGTTACTGGTATGACCAGGAAAGAGACGAATGGGTGGTTCTTATCCAGGGGCAGGCCAAACTGGCGTGGGAGGACGGGAGAGCTGTGGAAATGGAATCTGGAGATTGGTTATTTATAGCTGCTCACGAGCGTCACCGCGTGGAGTGGACTTCACAATACCCCCCCTGTATATGGCTGGCTGTTCACGGTAAGCTAAGGTAG
- a CDS encoding CGGC domain-containing protein produces the protein MANVLIVTCNKIRDINCVSCLKCFKAAELKDGEFAKYDEVNIVGMCGCGDCPGLVMPKLTLVLEQADYLERDIDAIHFGTCVLKACKTAACPIDLDKVSELIKTKMGIPVTVGTHNY, from the coding sequence TTGGCAAACGTTTTAATTGTCACGTGTAACAAGATCAGAGACATAAACTGTGTATCTTGTCTCAAATGTTTTAAGGCAGCGGAACTTAAAGACGGAGAATTTGCCAAGTACGATGAAGTAAATATTGTAGGCATGTGTGGCTGCGGTGACTGTCCCGGCCTGGTAATGCCCAAACTGACCCTGGTACTGGAACAAGCTGATTACTTGGAAAGGGATATCGATGCCATTCACTTTGGCACCTGTGTTCTTAAGGCCTGCAAAACAGCTGCGTGCCCCATTGACCTGGACAAAGTATCCGAACTGATTAAAACAAAGATGGGCATACCCGTAACAGTTGGAACCCATAATTATTAA